In Neisseria perflava, the DNA window TCGTTTTACTGCGAGGCGGCGGACTATTTTAATAAGAAATACGGCATGAGCGCGACACATTCGGCCGTCCGTGCCGCCGAAGGCATCGTGCCCGTCGGCAAGGTTTTGGATATGGGCTGCGGTCAGGGGCGCAATGCGCTGTATTTGGGTTTGAAAGGTTTTGACGTTACCGCTGTCGATAATAATCCCCATGCGGTTCAAAACGTGGAAGAGCTGGCGCGTATTGAAGAGTTGAATGTCCGCGCGTTTGAATACGACCTCAACGCCGCCAATATTCAGGAAAACTTCGATTATATGGTGGCGACCGTGGTGTTTATGTTCCTGATGCCGCGTTACGTTCCTGACGTGATTGCCAATATGAAGGAACACACCAACCCCAGCGGCTACAACCTGATAGTGTCTGCGATGGATACTGAAGATTTCCCTTGCCCGATGCCGTTCCCATTCAAGTTCGGCGAGGGCGAGTTGCGCGAATACTATAAGGATTGGGAATTGGTGGAATACAAGGAAGAGCTGGGCTCGATGCACGCGAAAGACGAATTTGGCAATCCGATTCAGTTTAAATTCGTTACCATGCTGGCGAAGAAACCGGAATAAAGGTTTTGCCGTCAAAAGGCCGTCTGAATTCAGTTTTCAGACGGCCTTTGTCGTAATCAATCCACAATCCTTTTGCCCAAAATCACCACGTCTGCCAACATGGTGTCCAAATCGCAGACTTGCGGCAGCCGCCCCCATTCTTCAAAACCGAAACGGTGAAACAGGTTCAGGCTCGGATAGTTGTGGCCGAACACAAGCGCGATGACGTTGCGGATGTCTAAGGATGGCGCGCGTTCGAGCATATGCCGCAACAGGATTTTGCCTACGCCTGCGCCGCGCATATCGTGGCGGACATAAACGCTGACTTCCGCACTGATGTGGTAGGCGTAGCGCGGATGGTAGTCGCTGAAACTGCCCCAGGCCAATACGGTGCCGTCGGCATCGTAAAGGGCGTAGATCGGGCGTTTGTCCGTGTGCGCGGCAAACCACATTTCACGCTCGGCAACCGTGGTCGGCGATAAATCGGCGGTGGATTGGCGCGTGGCCACGGTGCTGTTGTAAATATCGACGATGGCGGGCAAGTCTTGGCGCAGGGCAGGGCGGATGGTGTATTGCATTTCAGACGGCCTGTTATTGAATCAGTTTGGAGATAGTCTTAAAGGCCGGATGTTTGGCATCGCCGAGCAGTTGGAACAAAATACTTTCGACATTGGAAACGGTAATGCCCTGACGGCTTAGTTGCGCCAAACCATTGTCGCGGTTGGCTGTTGTGCGCGAGGCGGTGCATTCGAAAGGCAGGGATACGGCGTAACCTTGCGTCTTCAAATCCAAGGCCGTCTGAAGCATACAGATATGCGCTTCTGCTCCCACTAAAATAACGTTTTTGATGTCGTTTTTGCGTAAGATTTCCTGAATTTCAGGTAAAAACGCCGAGAATCGGGTTTTCTCGACAACAGGCGTACCTTCTGGCAACAGCAGCGATACGGCGGATACGGTGCTGCCCAAACCTTTCGGATATTGTTCGGTTACGGCAAAGGGTACGTCCAAAGCCGTCAAACCTTGAATCAGCAGGCGGCAGCGTTCCACCATTTCGTCCGCGCCGGAAAGGGCGGGCAGCAGGCGTTCTTGAA includes these proteins:
- a CDS encoding GNAT family N-acetyltransferase; this translates as MQYTIRPALRQDLPAIVDIYNSTVATRQSTADLSPTTVAEREMWFAAHTDKRPIYALYDADGTVLAWGSFSDYHPRYAYHISAEVSVYVRHDMRGAGVGKILLRHMLERAPSLDIRNVIALVFGHNYPSLNLFHRFGFEEWGRLPQVCDLDTMLADVVILGKRIVD
- the tehB gene encoding SAM-dependent methyltransferase TehB; this translates as MSEQQELFCYKQMPVWTADEIPEALLSKHNTAAGTWGCLNVLQGRLNFNEVDEAGNVTATHELTPESDDWIIHPQAWHFIAPQTQDTEIQLSFYCEAADYFNKKYGMSATHSAVRAAEGIVPVGKVLDMGCGQGRNALYLGLKGFDVTAVDNNPHAVQNVEELARIEELNVRAFEYDLNAANIQENFDYMVATVVFMFLMPRYVPDVIANMKEHTNPSGYNLIVSAMDTEDFPCPMPFPFKFGEGELREYYKDWELVEYKEELGSMHAKDEFGNPIQFKFVTMLAKKPE
- a CDS encoding isochorismatase family protein — protein: MNPKNTLCLIVDIQERLLPALSGADEMVERCRLLIQGLTALDVPFAVTEQYPKGLGSTVSAVSLLLPEGTPVVEKTRFSAFLPEIQEILRKNDIKNVILVGAEAHICMLQTALDLKTQGYAVSLPFECTASRTTANRDNGLAQLSRQGITVSNVESILFQLLGDAKHPAFKTISKLIQ